The genomic DNA GATAGCAGGGGCTTTAGGTATAGGTATAGGATTTGGAATTCAGGATATTGTTAACAACTTTGTAAGTGGGTTTATAATTCTTTTTAGCAGAACGGTAAAAAGGGGAGATTGGATAACCCTTGGTGATAGATTTGGAAAAATTGTTGATATAGGTATAAGAACTTCTACTCTAAGAACACTTGATAATATAGATATAATAATACCAAATTCCCATCTTATATCTGGAGAGCTGATAAATTGGTCTTATACAGATAATATGGTAAGAATTCATATTCCTGTTGGCGTTTCCTATTCTTCAGATGTTGATATGGTAAGAAATACCCTTCTTGATGTGGCAAAGAAATCTGAAGATGTTCTTGAAAATCCACCGCCTGAAGTTAGATTTGTTGAGTTTGGGGACAGCTCACTTAATTTTGAACTTTTGGTCTGGATAAATGTGAAAAAAGTTCCTGTTCCCCTTGCAAAAAGCAACCTTAACTACATGATATGGCAGGCATTTAAAGATAAAGGAATTCAGATACCGTTTCCCCAGAGAGATGTGTGGTTTAAAAATGAGCTTGTTGTAAAAAAAGCCCCGAAGGGCTCTTAGGTATTATTTTTTCTGATTCAATAATTTTTTAAGCTCAGGTGGTAAATTTTGTGGATTTGGACTGTATATCCACGGTAGATTAGGCACAGTTGTGTAAGCAGGTGCGATAGAATTTGGAAAATTCCCAAGTGGTTTTATATACTCAGGTGTTATGTTAAATATAACAAGATTAGGATCATCTAAAGCAAATTCTCCTTTACCTGCCTCCTCATTCATAGATGTGAATATTTTTACTGTCTGCACTCCGTAAAACTTTGTGTCAACCTTTGCCGGATGACAGGTCATACAGAAAACACCAACCTGTGAACCTCCTTTTGTATCAACCCTGAGGTATTTCCAGTTAGGATT from Persephonella sp. includes the following:
- a CDS encoding mechanosensitive ion channel domain-containing protein, whose product is MEYIKSHLFLIHIGILTASFLFYFLFLKLKPAFFRWIHFKFKKGKKTIDEAEETADKFLKIILFIIVINVLLDIPFVEQYAKPILKKPILESEAVKISLFSFLKGIIVFYVLLLFTKLLRYTVELYMVFKAKGKEIVSSVDILIYNFSLIVIVMVTLSILGISWKLLIPIAGALGIGIGFGIQDIVNNFVSGFIILFSRTVKRGDWITLGDRFGKIVDIGIRTSTLRTLDNIDIIIPNSHLISGELINWSYTDNMVRIHIPVGVSYSSDVDMVRNTLLDVAKKSEDVLENPPPEVRFVEFGDSSLNFELLVWINVKKVPVPLAKSNLNYMIWQAFKDKGIQIPFPQRDVWFKNELVVKKAPKGS